One genomic window of Bombus fervidus isolate BK054 chromosome 14, iyBomFerv1, whole genome shotgun sequence includes the following:
- the LOC139994549 gene encoding uncharacterized protein codes for MTTIDDTSMVEDNVCLPSKKNLCVPQQLSEVNELLKSINRRLEDCALEWQAEISRKQWKIFNSNGIGVTSFERSLLARTYFTEKNLDEAFQHLLSCNKIFSEYLKNFIDLLQDEVSVSNVKETSDVQNQCFNKKKSCKVLDITNRGPTQLSPFLNGEEKVQDYIDNILTVQNSFTDVVKAKINFDTKFLGFEAVLHKATSTSTDAVCLCQCCSSIMQATHGTHRKLRSVTLNQRNRTVAKPKRLIRSKRTLSKKKKKEKSSTVDDKINDQLPLETHTRIC; via the exons ATGACAACAATTGATGATACATCTATGGTTGAAGACAATGTTTGCCTTCCCAGTAAAAAGAATCTCTGTGTTCCTCAACAGTTATCAGAagtaaatgaattattaaagtcAATCAATAGAAGACTGGAAGATTGTGCTTTAGAATGGCAAGCGGAGATTTCTCGCAAacaatggaaaatttttaattctaatgGCATTGGAGTAACTTCATTTGAACGATCTCTATTAGCAAGAACATATTTTACAGAGAAAAATCTTGATGAAGCTTTCCAACATTTACTTTCTTGTAATAAAATCttttcagaatatttaaaaaatttcattg ATCTTTTACAAGATGAAGTATCTGTTTCAAATGTCAAAGAAACATCTGATGTACAAAAtcaatgttttaataaaaaaaaaagttgcaaAGTATTGGATATTACTAACAGAGGACCAACACAACTTTCTCCATTTTTAAATGGGGAAGAAAAAGTTCAAGATTATATTGATAACATATTAACAGTCCAGAATTCATTTACTGATGTGGTAAAAGCTAAAATTAActttgatacaaaatttttgGGGTTTGAAGCTGTATTACATAAAGCTACATCTACATCAACTGATGCAGTTTGCCTTTGTCAATGTTGTTCTAGTATTATG CAAGCTACACATGGTACACACAGAAAATTAAGAAGTGTAACTCTTAATCAAAGAAATCGAACAGTTGCAAAACCTAAACGCCTAATTAGATCTAAAAGAACATTatccaaaaagaaaaaaaaagaaaaatcatccACAGTAGATGATAAAATCAACGATCAATTACCACTTGAAACACATACAAGAATCTgttaa